In the Tamandua tetradactyla isolate mTamTet1 chromosome 24, mTamTet1.pri, whole genome shotgun sequence genome, GTAATCAAGACAATGAGATTATATTGGTTGTTAAGTAAAGGTATCATCAAAGTTCTTCGAAGTGGTTACAGAGTATATAATGTATTCCCCCAGCaaaataaagaagagtttgcctttcttcagaaaaaaaactacaaagtaaaatatattaagataaaaattaattaggatttgattatataatataaatggtCATTTTCTAGGTGCTAATCTTAAATTTTTACTTCTGTAAAACGCATGCATTCCTGTACactataaataatatttacatcttaaagagaaaattttttcacagattattctatatttttaaagcaggaaAGGAAATCAGTTGAGGGTCTATATTGAACAATATAAAGGACAAACAATGTTTTATTTGGTCAGAGTGAGGGGTCAGCAAAATCCTTGAAAATTCTTTAGGAACCCAAATTCAGAGAAGTAGTGGGTAATACATTTTTCTGAAtgtaaatattttccctttccatCACAGATGGTGGCCACAGGAATCTGTCGTTCAGATGACCATGGTGTCACTGGGTCTCTTGTCACACCACTTCCTGTGATCTTAGGCCACGAGGGAGCCGGCATCGTGGAGAGCATTGGCGAGGGGGTGACTGCAGTCAAACCAGGTACAGGATTCACTCAGGGGATGTGTCTGCATTCAGGCCTCCCAAGGTCAGACAGCctggaggaggaaactgaggcaatgaGACATGAGAGAACTGCACAGGTCCCTGCAGCTGCCAATGGTGGAGCTGGAACTAGACAGGGATGTTCTTGTTTCCTCTCTCCCTACCTGACTTCCTTCATGTGTCCAGGCAGGTCCCCAGGACAGACCTCATGATTCTCCCTTTCAGCAGTGACTCCTGGAGCCCCTCCTGGATGTCAGGCACCAGGTTAGATCCTAGGACGCTGGAAGACCAAGGAGTCAGAGTGACTGCAGTCCTGGGGTTCACActctaattaaaattattttagtattCCTAAGCATTGTCTTCTTTCAGgtcccaaaacaaaacaataaatgggACAAGGGAAAAACTATATAAGTCAAGGAATAACAACATGTCTATGTCCCAAGATTCTGGGTTAGTATATGGGACTCATGATTCACTGAGTTCACAGGATAGGCTGTGAAGCTAAGACTGCATCAACGTGATACCATTTATGTCCAGCAGTGGAACCTGGTCACTGATTCTTCCTCCTATGTGGCCTCCCTTCTTGAATGTGGAACAAATGAAACAGACCAGATAGAGGAGTCATGGCAGAAAGTATGCTGCCCAAAGAGTGTCTATTTTATTACCTTTAACCATTGATAAAAATGCCTGATTATGAAATATtgactaaatatttcatttttaatatttaatatcttaATTGTATTGTgtattaatatacaaaaatatttaggTAAGGGGTGAATATGATGGAAAACATCCACACTACCCTTTCCACCTAAATGTTATTAGATGTGATGGTCCAATCATTATTTTGATCATAAGGAATAGGTAGCTtggttgattaaaaataaaaatggtgttTTATTCTAAGACCAGTAGATGTAATCTCTCCCTTtgaaatatatgttaaaatgacccatgaagagaagaaaataagttaTTTGGTTTGTGGTtgaacttttatttcctttttacaaaaataaaatgatgccCTTACTTTATACCCCTGCTACCTCCaacatagaagaaaacatagataattCAAAAATTAAGTAACTGTGTAATCCATTTTGGCCATATTTCTTATTCTACAAGAAAGTGCCTGACTTGGAAATGAATAGGATATTCAGAGAAATATCTTGAATTCCTCTTGTTTGACACATTCTTGTTAGTTTTCCAGGAAAAGAACCAAATTAAATGACCTTCAAAATAGAGATAACGAAGAGATTTTGTAAATCATATTTATGAAAACACTCAATATTATTGCACTTCAAGCATTACAAAAATATCACATCTCCATTTTAAAGGTTAGCTTGCaactaaaatttatattaaagcTTACAGTGAGAATACTGAAGGTTTAATTAACTAagattatatgaaaaaaatgtgtagaGACCCAGCAGAAATCTAGACATGATAAAAGATGATTATTCATAaagtagaaacaataaaaattcagGTTGTTTGccacatttgcatttcttctttgggaaTCCTTAAGCCAATATAAAACTAAACGATAAGCATTGTTGACAGTCAATGATACAGTGGTGATTGCACACTATTTACTGAGAGATGCTTCCAAAACAAATGAGTTTAATATATACATCAAAACTGTAAGTTCTGGTTGTAATAATTAGGtagaaatttttaaaggatttgttTTATCCTTTTCCAGGTGATAAAGTCATCCCATTGTTTACACCCCAGTGTGGAAAATGTGCTGTTTGTAAACACCCAGAAGCCAATTTCTGCATGAAAAACGAGTAGGTTTCTGATAGCTTGCACATAGGGCCAATGCATTTGCACATCAGGTGAGCTCCTGCCTCATGCCCTTCTGTTTCTGCCTCTGTTACACTGACCAGTCTGACCAAGCCTCGGGGAACCATGCAGGATGGCACCACCAGGTTCACCTGCAAAGGGAAGCCCATCCACCACTTTATCAGCACCAGCACCTTCTCTGAGTACACAGTGGTGGATGAGATCTCAGTGGTCAAGATCGATGCAGCGGCGCCACTGGAGAAAGTCTGCCTCGTTGGCTGTGGATTTTCTACTGGTTTTGGGTCTGCAGTCAAAGTTGCCAAAGTAGGAAAAACCAGAGGCATTAACCCCACATATACTCAAATtctcagaaacatttttttcacaAGAATCTTGGATCATTCCTCTAAATTGTGACAGCTTTCCCCCGTTACCATTATAGCATTTATATATACCTTAGAATTTGGGGAGTGTTTAAGGATAGAATATGGCCCCAGAAGGAATTTAAAccatatcctaaaaaaaaagtcacctacCTGTCAAAGAACAAGCTGTTGGTATTTAGGAGAGTTGGGCATAAAAGGACAAGTAATTCTGATAGCAATCAATAGTGGCACCTTATCCAGTTTAGACGTTTCCTAACATTTCTTATTCCATTTTTGTCCTCTGTAAAAATGCAGGTCACCCCAGGCTCCACCTGTGCTGTGTTTGGCCTTGGAGGAGTCGGGTTGTCTGCCGTCATTGGCTGTAAGGCAGCTGGAGCAGCCAGGATCATTGCGGTGGATATCAACAAGGACAAATTTGCAAAGGCCAAAGAGGTGGGGGCCACCGAGTGCATCAGCCCTCAGGACTTCCAGAAACCCATCCATGAGGTGCTGAAGGAAATGACAGGAGGTGGTGTGGACTTTTCGTTTGAAGTCATTGGACGGTTTGAGACCATGGTATGTACCATGACATGCCCAGATTCATGCTTCTTTAATCAAGGGGGTATTTTTAAACAgaagatattaatattttttataagtactattttaaaataatgaattgcaATTTTCTATCACTTATTTCTCACTAAtgattattttatccattttataagGAATCTTTCATTCTGTCAGCTAAGAAAAAATGTCTCAAGTCAAAGCTCTCCATTAGAGGTTGTTTTATAATAAGCCATtatgaatttattctgttaacTTTGGtaaaaaatctcaaaatgaaggaaatatgaataataaatattctGCCCTCAAATTCAGAAAATTGGATTTTCCCCatattcttaaaaatgtgttaatttttaatatgtcTGTGAATTAAGATCTCTCTTTACATGTCATACTCTgactaaaaataataatgatcacTTTTAGACCCAAAAAATCATTCTATTAACCAAAATATGCCCTAAAGAAAGTTACACTTTTAATGCCTTGCTAAATATCCCCATAACAGACAGCATGGTGCTTGGCACTTAATAGTCAGCCGATTTTCTATGTCTGACATAAAAGACTATAAAGAGATTGACAGATTTTACTACCAAAAAAATTTAAGTCATACATATCTCATAGCATTGCATGCAAAACATTGCATTACATACAATTACATTCATGAAAATTCTTAGGTTACTACCAACTGGTTAGTAgtaaagcactcaataaatgttagctggttttattcttttcagaTACTATTTCCAAccttgaagtgctttcaacatcTTTGGAATGTCCATGAtatcattttcatataaatataatatatatatccgTCACATGAATCGTGACGGATAACATATCTCTAGCTCTATTGCACCTAATTAGAATTCTCTAGAACCTGCATCAATCAATCCCCATTGTTTACATCACCCCATAAAAAAAGCAATGTTAGATATATAGAGCAGCACTCTGAGAGTAATGATTTTGCAGAACTGATCTGGAAAATATGCCATAGACAACTGAAGTTTCAAGGGAATCCAACTTTTTGCAAGATGGCAGATTTTCTGCTTAAGCTCTTATTGTATTTCTTCCATATCCTCACATGGAATAGATTGTTACTTTAACAATgtcaaatgtacaaattttatgGATATCTGATCTTCCAAAACCTACTTCAAACCCAAAAGATTAATAAGTATACATTACTGGGAAATCCTAAACAATTTTCTTACTAGAGAATGTATTCAGAACCTCAATGGAAGATAAGGccattacatttcaaaataatggGTGAAATTTAAAGTAAAGCCAACATACATTTTGGGAGATAAATGTAACATAATATGTCCAATTTATAGATGGATAGTAAAATAATccattaaaaggaaagaaatgaagtagAGCAGAgaataattttattgacataaTCAACATTACATTTTGTTCACTCTAAGAATACCTGGTCTAAGTAtgaggctaaatgtgactgctaaataaataaatgagaaattattaaCTACCTCATAGATGGTCCTAAGATTCACATGATGATAAAGTATTACGATTTGGGGGGGACCAACTTTATCTATGTCTATAataatgttttcctctttaataCTTTATAATAAAAACCTATGTACAAACAATACATCCTTTAATTCTCTCATCCAAAAATATTTCCTGCCCATTCCCTAATGCCACAGCAATTACAGACACACAAAggagaataaagaaggaaaacacaaaatttcTACTCACAATCTAAGTTGATTTTACATGAATTCTTCAGTGTATCATGAGTGGGAACTATCAAAGGACTTATTTTACAATGCTGAATATTAATTTCATTCCAGATGGAGGCCCTGTCATGCTGTCACGAGTCATACGGCACAAGCGTCGTTGTAGGGGTGCCTCCAGGTTCTCAAAACCTCTCCATGAACCCTATGTTGCTGTTGACTGGACGCACCTGGAAAGGAGCAATTTTTGGGGGTATATGATTAGTTTTAAGGGGGTGAATTCTTATTGAGCAGGATttgttccattttacaaataataagGCCAGGGTTTGAAAAGCAATGTTGTAAAAGATCAGTTAAAAGTCCTGATACATCTGTAGGCTAAATATCTACTAGATTGAAAATGAATGCATACTGATGTTCCCAAGATTCACCATCTGATGTCTCAAACTAGCTGAGATGTATAGCAATACCTGTTCTGATACTGGTGACCCAATAAGGCACTGAGATACTCATTAGTACCCAGGAAATCCATATCAATAGTTCATGATCACATTTTTTACCCAAATTAGATAACCCTAAATTGACTCGCTGAATTTGGGCATAATCATCTGGACTATAATTACTCTATAAGAGTGTTGATAATGAAGGGTCCTAGTATactaggggtaaaaaaaaaaatgcagtttacTACACAAGGATATTTAGCACATTATCGCTTATCAACCCCAGTTATAGCAGTCTGTCCAATGCAgttcattttatacattttgattttaattatCATTGAAAGCTCTCTTCTCCAATTCTACTGATGGCTGCCTGAATCTACAAATGATGTCTTGTTCTTTCTAGGCTTTAAGAGTAAGGATTCTATCCCCAGACTTGTGGCTGAGGTCATGGCCAACAAGTTTCCCCTGGATCCATTAATAACCCATGTTTTACCttttgaaaaaatcaatgaagGATTTGACCTACTTCGCTCTGGAAAGAGGTAGATTattgtttccttctctctttatGGGGTGGACTAGGTTTACAGAGAAAATTGTATTTGCTCAAAAATTTGACATATCTATAAGTAGAAGGATGAGAATGAAAGTGGAATGCTTGATTTTCCCTTACCAGTCCATTTGCATGTAGAATATTTTACATCTTATAGTGAGGAACCAAGAAATGGTACTTCTCCTTTCAATTCTGCTAAAGTCAATTTTTGTGGCTGCCACAAATATGCAAGATCAGAGCAATTCAAGACACTCAGCCTTGAAAGAAAAAAGGATCAGAGTCACACAGTCATCATCAGACCATGGAACCCTTGCAGCCTCTGCCTGGCCCCTAATACAGGCTGAGCATTAATGGATGGATGTTTAGATTATAATCAGGACATCCCAAAATTTCTTTCTAGAAGTAAGCAGAACTACATTGGGATTGTTTCCCATACAAATATTAGTAGTTCTTCCTAAAAGACACTGACTGTTACTGTTATTTCATTTTGTAGTACTCAAAGATATGttcacaaataaaaattattggaaaGGGTTAGGGttcaaaatgctatttttaaaaaattgcttagaAAATAAGAAACCATTTTCACCCTCTAACATGTGACTCTTGCTATCACCCAATAAGATGAATTTTGTCATCTGCCTTGATATGAGGCACAACTAGTAATAGGCAATTGTATTCAAACCCAACCTTCTAATTCAACAGTCCTTGCTTTTACTTCACCCTCACTCTTCCCATGAGgttttcaatttaaataatatatcttAGGCAACATGGATGTAATATTATACTAGATACTATATCTGACAAAAATATGCAAGTATATTTTTGAGAAAGCTAAGAAGCTAATATCCACATATCCTTGGCTACTCTACAAAGGATCTTATCTGTATCACCTCATGTGATTCCCAAGGAATACTGCGATTTAGTCTTAATTTCACTAAGAATAAAGATGAAACTCAGACAGGGCATGCAGTTAATAAGCACAGGAGCCAGAATTCAAAGGTAGATCTGTTTCTTAGCAAAactgatttattttctaataCAGTACGCTGACTCACAAAAgctcatatatacatacacacatatatatatatatataaacacacacttAAGTATACAGTTGATCACAGTAGTCAACAAATTTCAGTCATTGTCCCATGGTGGGTATTTTTGTTAGTTTGAGGCTGAAATGAGTTAATGCATGAAAAGTACCTACAAAGTTCATGGGAGTTAGCAAGAATTTACCCATAGTTATTACTCACTGTTGGTTTATATGTGTTAATTTGCCAGGCACTCAgaatttcaagttatttttgGAGATACTAATATAGAAAGAAGTTTATAGGGATGTATATCACAAGGTGATGTGTGAACTTTAATTTGAAGAAAACATGAGAGAGAACAAGTAAAAGATGAGTTtcccttttatttgtttgcacTAGAAAGTATAGGGATGGGAATGGAGTGGCTAGAAAAACAGCCAGGCTTCCACTGAGACAAAGAAATCCTCCATAGACTCTCAAGAGGAAGAGATCAAATATCTgatgttaaaataattaatgtatttcctttctatttcagtATTCGTACCATACTGACATTTTGAGGCCATCACTTGCATCTATCTTCTGACTGCACCATGTCGTCATCAGCTGGAACACCTGACTAACACCAGTATTGACCCTACCCTTCAGAGAGCTTATCAATAAATAAACATGTGAGCAttccaaaataaacagaaattctgtgaaacctttttttgtttgttttttaccacTAAAAACAATTTGTTGGTATGAAATACTGTATTATAGatgtgtgaaaattttaaatcttaaagtCTCTTAACATaatcatgtatatttatgtataaaacatacataaagtttactttatttaaaatatatgaaagaagtCATTTCAAATTACGCTAGATGTAATAAATATGGAACTTGCTTTGTTAGAAATCTACAGTATTCATTCAAGCAAAAGCTAAACTTCCAATGCCAACTAgacaaaaattaaagatttaCAATAATCAGTTTCCTAAAAGTACTATTTTTAATACCTATAAGAGGTATATTTACTACCTAAAAGAGGAAACTCATTTTAGTGCTTTTGTTTCCATTCAAAcatttatatattcctttttttcatagaaccagaTGTTTGTTACTAGAAACATGTatccaaagtctttttttttttttttcatgggtagacaccaggaagtgaacccaggcctctggcatggcaggcgagaactctgccactgagccactgttccTCATCCCCAGGgcttttatatcttttaaaatca is a window encoding:
- the LOC143668133 gene encoding alcohol dehydrogenase E chain translates to MSTTGKVIKCKAAVLWELKKSFSIEEVEVAPPKTYEVRIKMVATGICRSDDHGVTGSLVTPLPVILGHEGAGIVESIGEGVTAVKPGDKVIPLFTPQCGKCAVCKHPEANFCMKNDLTKPRGTMQDGTTRFTCKGKPIHHFISTSTFSEYTVVDEISVVKIDAAAPLEKVCLVGCGFSTGFGSAVKVAKVTPGSTCAVFGLGGVGLSAVIGCKAAGAARIIAVDINKDKFAKAKEVGATECISPQDFQKPIHEVLKEMTGGGVDFSFEVIGRFETMMEALSCCHESYGTSVVVGVPPGSQNLSMNPMLLLTGRTWKGAIFGGFKSKDSIPRLVAEVMANKFPLDPLITHVLPFEKINEGFDLLRSGKSIRTILTF